The region AATTGGGGAGCCTATACACAAGATGGCGAAGACGGTTTTTTGTTAGCGCATATTTTTATATGGCCAGAAGATGGTAAATTGGTTTTAGATAGAGCTATTAAACCAAGGGAAGCTAGATTACTTTCAGACCCCGATAAAAAGATAAAAATAAGATTAGTTGATGGAAAATTAACTGCATTTTTACCAAAGAAAGCTCCGCTTGAACAAGTATCTGTATTAAAAATACAATTAACGCTTACTGAAGATTGGGCAAATTTAGAACGTTACAGTCAAGCTAATGCCGAATTAAAAGCACCAATTAAAAAAGAAAATCGCGTGGTGTTTATAGGGAATTCTATAACCGATAATTGGGATAGGGATCATGTTGTTTTTTTTCAAGATAATCCAAATTACGTGAATAGAGGAATAAGCGGACAAACAAGTGCACAAATGTTGTTGCGTTTTAGACCAGATGTGATTGAGTTGAAACCCAAAGTGGTCGTGATTTCAGCCGGTACAAACGACATTGCAGGAAATAGAGGGTATATAGAATTAGATCGTATCGCAGGTAATATTTTTTCAATGGTAGAGTTAGCAAAAGCTAATAATATTAAAGTCATATTAGCATCTGTACTTCCAGCAAGTAGTTATTCTTGGAGTCCGTCTATAGAACCAGCAGATAAAATTATCGAGCTGAATACCCTTTTAAAAGCGTATGCAAAGAGAAATAAGATAATCTATTTAGATTATTATACAGCTATGGTAAATAATGAAAAAGGTTTAAAACAGGAATTGGGGAGGGATACCGTACATCCTAATGTAGACGGTTATCTTATTATGGAACCAATGGTTAAAGCAGCAATATCTAAAGCTTTAAAATAATTTTTAACATTTTAATTATAAACGGCTTCATAACTACTTTAGATAAGTAATTATGAAGCCTTTTTCATAAAAGGCTATGTAACTTCCTTAAAATTCTATCAATACCAAAAACAGATCATAATTTATAGGTCTTGGATGATGAGTTATATATTTTATATTTTATAATTGATAGTATTGTGAATATAAATAATATATAAGTTGTCATGAGGCTTTTTAGTTCGTTTTAAATATTAAAAAAGCAGATTCGATTCTTAAAGACCTTGTACTGTATACTTTGAAAGAATGGTAAAGAGAAAGATAAATAAAGCAGTTATGAAAAAATACATGCTATTAGCTGCTTGTTGTGTTTCAATGTTTTTGGTGGAGACCAGTGTAGCACAAGATCGGACAGCACTTCATAAGCATGCAACCAAGCAAGCGAAAAACCTGATAAAACAAATGACTTTAGAGGAGAAAGTCAGGTTAATAGAAATGACAAATTTGCCAATAGAGCGTTTAGATATTCCGGAACATCATTGGTGGAATGAAGCATTGCATGGCGTAGCGCGTCGTGGAGAAGCTACGCAGTTCCCAGTACCACTTTCTATGGCTTCTGGTTGGAATCCGTCCTTAATAAAAGACATGACCACCGCAATTAGTGATGAAGCTCGTGCTCTAAATAATAAAGATGCTGTCGAAGATAAAGCAAAACGATATCACGGTTTAACTTTATGGAGTCCAGTTATAAATATGGCACGTGATCCACGATGGGGACGTACAGAAGAAACCTATGGGGAAGATCCCTTTTTAACCACAGAACTTGCATCTGCTTTTGTAAACGGATTGCAAGGAGATCATCCAAATTATTTAAAGACTGTAGCGACTATAAAACATTTTGTTGTAAATAATACTGAACATAACCGTTTGCATGTGCGTCCAAATGTATCGGAGCGTGCATTACGAGAATATTATTTTCCAGCGTATCGCGATGTCATTGCTCGCGAAGATGTAGAATCTATTATGACAGCCTATAATGGTTTAAACGGTATTCCGTGTTCCGTAAATACATGGTTGTTAACGGATATTTTACGCAATGAATGGGAATTTAACGGAACTGTGGTAACCGATGTTGGAGTACCAGGACATTTGATAGAGCAACATAAATATGCTAAAAATGGACCAGAAGCTGCTATGATGATGATTACTGCTGGTGTAGATGTGTATTCGGGATCGGACAGAGCTAGAGAAATTAACGAGAGAGAGTGGTCTAAGCAAGCCGTAGAACAAGGGTTAATGAAAGAGTCCGATTTAGATCAAGCGATTATTCGTAGTCTAGCTACTCGTATTAAATTAGGACTTTTACGTTCAGACGAAGATAATCCGTATACTAAAATATCAACAGATGTGGTTGGTTCAGAAAAACATTTAGCTATTGCTAGACAAATTGCACGAGAGGGTGCTGTGTTACTGCAAAATAAAAACAATGTGCTTCCTGCAACTCCAGAAAAGTATAAATCTATTCTTTTTGCCGGACCTTATGTTAATGATGCGCCTTTTGGAGCTTACAGCGGAAATGCCGCAGGTATAGCTGCAACGCCTATGTTTGGTATGCAAGAAATCGCAGGAAATCAATTTGAAATCAAAAGTCAGTTAGGCGGGAAGTGGTTATTCATTCCGGAAGGCAATTTAAACGTTCCTGGAAAGCCAGAGACTAAAGGTGTAGTAGGAGAATATTTTGCAGGTACTAAACTCGAAGGTCATCCTATTTCGGTGAGAACAGATCGTGGTTTCGATTTGGATTTGCCAAAACCGTTAGCCCATATAGACCCAGAAATTCCACAGCCTACGTTTTCGGTACGTTGGACTGCAGAATTAACGCCCAATCGTACAGGACTTCATTATTTTTCAATGGCGGCATTAAGCGGTGCACGTGTGTGGATAAACGATCAAAAAGTATTAGATAATTGGCATAGTAAAGCACCGCATAACGAAGAATCTCAAGGGGTTTTTCTAGAAGCTGGTAAAGCAGTAAATTTAAAAGTAGAATATTATAATGAAGAAGCAGAGCCTGCTCGTGCCTTATTAAAATGGGTGGAACCCCAAGAGGTTGTTGTTGTAGAGCATCCAGAAGATAAATTACTAATATACGTGGGTGGACTTACTTGGAGAATGTCTAAAGAATCTCATGATCGCATGAATTCTATTTTACCACAAGATCAGATGGAAGAAATTAAAGCACTAGCAGCTATATACCCTAATATGTTAGTTGTACTAAATGGTGGAACAGTAGTGCAGTTATCTGAGTTGAATGACATCGTGCCATCAATTCTTTTACAATGGTTTCCAGGGCAAGAAGGAGGTTATGCTTTAGCTGAATTAATTACAGGAAAAGTGAATCCTTCAGGACATCTTCCACTTACATTTTACACCGATCCTGATAAATTACCAGATTTTGAAGATTACGAAATCAGTAAAGGAAGAACATATATGTATATGAAAAATAATGTGACCTATCCATTTGGGTATGGTCTAAGTTATACGTCCTTTGACTATTCAGGATTAAAAATCACTCAGCATAAAAAAGAAGTCACGGCTGTTTTAGATGTGAAAAACTCAGGTGTTATGGATGGCGATGATGTGATTCAACTATACGTTACCAACTTAGATTCTAAAGTATATCAGCCAATTCGTCAATTAAAAGCATTTAAAAGAGTTTCTATTTCAAAAGGTGACACGGAGCAAGTAGAGTTACATTTTTCTATAAACGATATGCAGTGGTGGGGTGTGAGTAAACAAAAATATGTTGTAAATCCTGGTCGTTACGAGATTCAGATTGGAAAGTCTTCAGCAGAAATTGTACAGAAACAGATTATCACCGTCAAATAACTAAACTAGCTAACCAACTAACTAAAACTATAATGAAAATAAAACAATTAAACGGGTCTATACTTTTAGTTTTAATCGTGATTTTTAATACTATGATTGTTAATGCGCAATCTAAAGCTAAATCTAACCAAAGATTTGAACCTCTATTTAACGGTAAAAATTGGGATGGTTGGCATCTTAAATTAAGAAATGGCGATGCAGAGATGGTTAAAAAAGTCTTTGCCATTGAAGATGGTGTGGTACATGTCTTTAAGCATATGCCAGATAGTTTAAATCTTAATACAGGCGAAAATGCAACGCATGGCTTGTTTTATACCAATAAAACATATAGTAAATACATCTTGAGATTTGAGTATAAATGGGGACGTAAAATAACGAATAATTTTGATAGGTGGCAATATGATGCTGGCGTGTATTATCATGTATCCGACGACAAAGTATGGCCTACAGGAATAGAATATCAAATTAGATACAATCATCTTACCAACACAAATCATACAGGCGATTTAATTAGACCTAAAGGCGCAGGTTATGATTGGTTTTCTACTAAAGATGGTAAACATTTTCTTGCTCCAAACGATGGTGGAATCCCTAAAGACAAAAGTAATTGGATACATTTAGCAACACCAACCAAAAATTACAATGCATTAAACGATACTTGGAATACCTGTGAAATTATTGTTATGGGTGGTGAATATACCATTCATAAATTAAATGGGGATATTGTTAACATGGCTTTCAATTTAACACCGGAAGAAGGCATTATCGGATTTCAATCGGAAACAGCAGAAATTTATTATCGTGATATAGAAATTAAAGAATTTGAGAGTAGTATTCCAAATTATATGGTGTTATTGTAAACTAATATAACAGTAACACTCAATATATAGTGGGAATTGGGCATAATGAAACATAGTTTATAGGGAATGAACTATGATTTAGAAGCTTTTTAAAATAAAAAAGATAACATTGTTACACCAAGATAATATCTGGATTTCAGAGTTATCTTTTTTTGCTTGTGGTGTAATGTAATGTTAAAAAAAAGTATCGTGTTACAATTTAAAATTAATATTAAAATCCTTTTTGTGCTATTAGCGTTACCATTAGTTGTGGGCTGCGCTAGGGAAACTAAAAAAGACTCAGTTGAGTCTTTAAACATAGAAACCTATTTAAAAGCTGCTAGCTCAGATACGCTTTATCCATCTGATGCACAAATAGCGATGCTTGAAAAAGTAATACCTAAAGAGGCTTTTCAGCCTGCTCCAAAAATCACAGACCGTACGTATTGGAATGCTATTGCAGCGTCTTCCTCTGGACAAGCTTATTTAGAAAAAGCAAAATCATTATTAGAAAAAGCGCCGGAAGTGCCTATTTCAGATAGTATTTATCGTGTAGCCAATAGAGATGGAAATCGTGGAATTTACAAACCTAGGTATTATAGAACCATGGATAGATTAGAACATTTTATTCTTGGCGAATGTATTGAAAATCAAGGTGATTTTTTAACTCAAATAGAAACCTATGCGAATGCTATTATGTCAATGAAATCTTGGGTACATCCAAATCATGACGATAACAATAACGGGATTTTAGAAGGACGACGTGTATCTATAGATTTAGGTGCGCGTAAATTTGGTTCGGTTTTGGCAATTGCCGATGCGCTTTTAGCAGAGAAGTTGCCAGAACAATTGCGAACAGATATTGCTAACAATATTCAAAGACGGCTTACAGATACGTATTTGAAAAGTACTAAATATTCAGATGAAAATAATACATGGATTACTAGTACAAGTAACTGGAATTCGGTCTGTACTAGTGGAACCATTTTAGCTACGATTACAAATTCTAAAGATTATGATAAACGTATAGCCGCAATAGGTTCTGCTTTAAATAGTATGACTTATTATTTATCAGGTTTTGGAGACGACGGTTATTGCTCGGAAGGTTTAGGATATTGGGGTTACGGCTTCGGTCATTATTTATATTTAGCGCAGTTGTTATACGATTATTCGGATGGGCAAATCGACTTATTTAAATTTGATAATCCAGAAAAAATGCGAAACGTTGGGAATTTTCCTGAGAATTTTGTCATTCAAGACAATCGTTGTGCCCCTTTTGCCGATGGTGTTTCTAGAGTTTCAAGTACAGGTAGTAATTTTGCTAATATTTTGTCAGCCCATTATTATTCAGCCATAAAACCTACAGAGATTCGTTTAGAAGAAGCTGCCGAACAACTTATGGTGTGGAATCATCCATCCTTATTTGAAATAAATGATAAAGCTCAAGAACCTCAATTACCAAATCATACTTATTTTGATGATTTTGGAATGGTTATTTCTAGAGGAAAACAACACACACCATTTTCAATTGCTATAAAAGGAGGTCATAATAAAGAAAACCATAACCATAGCGATGTCGGAACTTATACTTTGGTGCTAGGTCAAGATATCATGTCTGGAGATATTGGAGCACCGTCGTACAGAGCTGGAGCATTTTCACCTGACAATCCTGCACGGAGTTCTTGGGGACATCCCGTTCCAAAATTTAATGATATTTTACAATCTAATGGTATAGAGCGTAAAGGAATATTTAAACAAACCGATTTTAAAGAGGATACAGATGAAGTGGTTATAGATTTAAAAGCGGCTTACGATTTCCCTGCATTAGATGTTCTGGAAAGACATATGACTAACAATAAATCAGGCTCAGGAACAATTACTATTGAAGATTATTTTGTAGCCAAAGAAGCAGTAACCTTTGAGACCGCCATAATGACTTTAAACGATTATAAAATTATCGATAATAATACGGTGATTCTAACGTCCGAAAATCAGAAGGTAAAAGCAGAGATTAAAGGTGAAGGCTTTAAGATTAGCATTATAGATGAGCTTGTACCAGTAGAGCATTTACGCGAAGGTGGACCAGCTTATCGTATAGGCATACAGGCCGACCGTGTGGCCAATACAGGAAAAATAAGCGTGGTGTATACACCACTATAAAATAAAATTAACAAACAAACTAACTAAAATTTATGTGTTCAATTTATACGCATGGCTATTTAAAAACCATTAAAACAGGACTTTTAGCATTAGGGATTAGCGTTTTGTCTGTAACCATGTTTGCCCAAAAATCAAGTAAAATTCCTTTACCTAGTCAATTAGAACAAGCTTATCCGCGCATTTACATTACGCAGTCCGAAAAAAAAGACTTACAAAAAACCATAAAAAAAGAAGCTTGGGCCCAAGAGGTTTTAAAAGGTATTCACGACCGTATCGATCATTATGTCGAGCAGCATAAAACCGATCCAGAATGGATGGTTTCTAGACTTCAAATGTATTGGAAAACCAAATCAACTAATGTGTATGTCAATGGAATCAACTATTCACACGCCGATGGAGAAGCACCAGTTCCAACAGTTCGTTTTGTAGGATCTCGCGATTACACCACACCATATGGCACACCAAAATTAGAAGATATTAAACCCTATATGGACGATCCTAGAGGGTTATGGCTTCCAAATAGAACTAAAGAAGGTAACCCGTTTGAATGGGCAGAAATTTCTAAAACAGGTCGTGTCATTTACAGTATAAACGAAAGAATTATTGAGTTAGGACGAGATGCCGCGTTTACATATTGGTTAGAACATGACCCGGCTTATGCGCAATTTGCTTACGATATTTTTCATACGTATATGGAAGGTATGTCGTACCGAAGCGAACCTATAGATGTATTAAATGGTCACATTCAAACTCTAGTTGGTTTTACTAATTTTCAAGTCATTCACGAAAATGTATTAATAGATATTGCAGAACTTTACGATTTTCTACATCCTTATATCGAAGCGAATCATGCGAAGCATATCGCCATGTACGATACAACCATCAAGCGTTGGATAGATCAGATTATTAAGAACGGAGTACCACAAAATAACTGGAATTTACATCAAGCTAAGATTATTCTAAAAGCAGCGATGGTATTACAGGATAATAAAAATTACGACGATAATAAGGGCCGTGAGTATTATATCGATTATATTTTAAATGTAACCTCTACACGCCAATGGTCATTAAACAAATTCATGGATTATGGTTACGATAAAAGTAATGGGGTTTGGGCAGAATGTCCTGGATATTCCCTAGGAGTGACTAAAGATTTAACGCATTTTATGGAAGATTTTAATAACACCTTCGATCATAATATTTTACCATATATGCCAGTTATGGAAA is a window of Formosa sediminum DNA encoding:
- a CDS encoding SGNH/GDSL hydrolase family protein produces the protein MANICKISLVYTVVFILNMGIGFSQTIPFEKPNWGAYTQDGEDGFLLAHIFIWPEDGKLVLDRAIKPREARLLSDPDKKIKIRLVDGKLTAFLPKKAPLEQVSVLKIQLTLTEDWANLERYSQANAELKAPIKKENRVVFIGNSITDNWDRDHVVFFQDNPNYVNRGISGQTSAQMLLRFRPDVIELKPKVVVISAGTNDIAGNRGYIELDRIAGNIFSMVELAKANNIKVILASVLPASSYSWSPSIEPADKIIELNTLLKAYAKRNKIIYLDYYTAMVNNEKGLKQELGRDTVHPNVDGYLIMEPMVKAAISKALK
- a CDS encoding beta-glucosidase, whose protein sequence is MKKYMLLAACCVSMFLVETSVAQDRTALHKHATKQAKNLIKQMTLEEKVRLIEMTNLPIERLDIPEHHWWNEALHGVARRGEATQFPVPLSMASGWNPSLIKDMTTAISDEARALNNKDAVEDKAKRYHGLTLWSPVINMARDPRWGRTEETYGEDPFLTTELASAFVNGLQGDHPNYLKTVATIKHFVVNNTEHNRLHVRPNVSERALREYYFPAYRDVIAREDVESIMTAYNGLNGIPCSVNTWLLTDILRNEWEFNGTVVTDVGVPGHLIEQHKYAKNGPEAAMMMITAGVDVYSGSDRAREINEREWSKQAVEQGLMKESDLDQAIIRSLATRIKLGLLRSDEDNPYTKISTDVVGSEKHLAIARQIAREGAVLLQNKNNVLPATPEKYKSILFAGPYVNDAPFGAYSGNAAGIAATPMFGMQEIAGNQFEIKSQLGGKWLFIPEGNLNVPGKPETKGVVGEYFAGTKLEGHPISVRTDRGFDLDLPKPLAHIDPEIPQPTFSVRWTAELTPNRTGLHYFSMAALSGARVWINDQKVLDNWHSKAPHNEESQGVFLEAGKAVNLKVEYYNEEAEPARALLKWVEPQEVVVVEHPEDKLLIYVGGLTWRMSKESHDRMNSILPQDQMEEIKALAAIYPNMLVVLNGGTVVQLSELNDIVPSILLQWFPGQEGGYALAELITGKVNPSGHLPLTFYTDPDKLPDFEDYEISKGRTYMYMKNNVTYPFGYGLSYTSFDYSGLKITQHKKEVTAVLDVKNSGVMDGDDVIQLYVTNLDSKVYQPIRQLKAFKRVSISKGDTEQVELHFSINDMQWWGVSKQKYVVNPGRYEIQIGKSSAEIVQKQIITVK
- a CDS encoding 3-keto-disaccharide hydrolase; the protein is MKIKQLNGSILLVLIVIFNTMIVNAQSKAKSNQRFEPLFNGKNWDGWHLKLRNGDAEMVKKVFAIEDGVVHVFKHMPDSLNLNTGENATHGLFYTNKTYSKYILRFEYKWGRKITNNFDRWQYDAGVYYHVSDDKVWPTGIEYQIRYNHLTNTNHTGDLIRPKGAGYDWFSTKDGKHFLAPNDGGIPKDKSNWIHLATPTKNYNALNDTWNTCEIIVMGGEYTIHKLNGDIVNMAFNLTPEEGIIGFQSETAEIYYRDIEIKEFESSIPNYMVLL